Sequence from the Nitrospiraceae bacterium genome:
TTTTTCGAGATACGCCTCTTCGCGTGCAATGACCAAGTGATAGAGCAACAAGGCTGCAGGGATCACGCTGAAAACCATCCACCAACTATGCAAAATCATGCCGATACCGACACACGCCACACACAACGCCAGATAAATCGGATTGCGTGAGACGGCAAAACATCCGGTCGTGATGATCCTGGTGGTTGGCTTCCATGGCTCGATGTGTGTGTTAAAGCGCCGGAATGACCATGAAGAGGTGCCGATGATCAAGAGTGAAATCGCGACCAGAGTATAACCGGCAAACACTAAAGCCGGCGAATGCGCAATCCTTAAGGGGATCAGGTGGTTGAGAGCATAGGCCAGAAGCAGAACGCCGAGAACCATGAGTGGCGGCGGCACCCTGACCGCCGCACCTTTTTTGTCAGGCTCTGGATTCATCTCAGGCGAGAGCCGAGGTCGCACAGGGTGACGGCATGATTGCCTGATGAATTGCGGTGTTGGCTGGAGACGATTTTCGCGTTGGCCTGCGGGAGGATGCCACTTTTGGTTGAGAGTACATCCTTGTCTTTATTGTTTGATGAATATCCGGTGAGGAGGAGCGGACACAGACACAAGGCATGCGGTTGATACATCGGGTCCTCCTCATATGCGCCGGGTGTGGAATATGAAGGCGTCATCCGGTGCCGGTGCACTTCCTGCCAAATAATGCGGGAGGCTATCGTGCCTGGAAGCCCGCTACTGCGTCGGGAGCGTCGCGACAGCCGTTTGCGATCTCGTTCGTCTGTATCGTTTGGTTGAAGACCCACTCGATTTTTCCTGCCCTGGACGCTCAAACCCCATGATTCCTCATAACCACCCCTTCCGCTTAAAATACCAATAGGGAGCGATTCCGGATAACACCATGGCGCACAGGGCCAGAGGATATCCCCACCACCAATGCAATTCCGGCATCACCTCGAAATTCATCCCGTAGATGCTGGCAATCAAGGTCGGGGGCAGAAACACGACAGCGGCAATGGAAAAGATTTTGATAATTTGATTTTGTTCGATATTAATGAGCCCCATGGCGGCATTCATTAAAAAATTGACCTTTTCAAACAGGAAGGCGTTATGCGGCAGAAGGGACTCGATATCACGTAAAATTTCGCGAATCCAATCGCGTACCGTCTCATCTCCCCTTCCCCGCCGAAGGAGGAAGGCTAAGGCGCGTTGGGTATCCATCAAACACAGCCGCACCTTTCCATTCCCATCTTCCTCCCTGGTCAGCGAATCGATCGCTCCCTGCAGATTTCGGCTTTCTTTGGCCAATACCGTTTGACTGATGGTTTCCAAAGCCAGATGCGTAGCTTCCAACTGGTCGGCCAGTTGTTCAATTTTCAGTTCAAACAACGCCAGGAGAACCGACAATGGATCCCGGATCAGATCCAATTCATGTCGGGCTCTTCGCCGCATCAGTCGAAACAATGGAATGGGATGATCGTGCAAGGTAATGATGCAATTGTCTTTGATCGTAAAGGCTACCGCCCTCGTGGTGGCACGATGATCTTCTTCCTGAAAAAAGAATGAATAGATATGGAGGCTATCCTCTCCTTCATTGACACGGGCACTGGCTTCAATTTCCCGGACCTCTTTGCTGGTGGGCAATGGTTGTTCGTACAGAGTCTCAATGACTTGCCGTTCGTCGTCCGTCGGGGCGGTGAGATCGATCCACATGGCCACCTGAAGGGTATTGGAAAGCTCAGAGACGGGCAAAGACTGAAACTTCCCATCATGTAAGGCATACGCGTTGATCAATGGTCGATCCTCTCTTGTTCGCGAGATCGAAAAGAGTATGCCTTCATTGAGATTTTTCCTCCGATCCCCGGCTTGGTACCACCAGGACCCCGCAAAATTATTGCCGGAGTGACCGCCTCATCAGAGCCACATCCGGATTAAATAAGGATCAAAATGCCGGTTTTACATCAACGGGATTCGATGAAGCAAGCGATGCACCCGTGGGTAACCGTCTTGTGTCACGCGGCTAAAACGAGGCGATTTTTTCCCGGTGAAAAAGAGCCAAGGGGACCGGGAGAACAGCCAGCATTTCTCTATTCCGGCAAGAACTAGGAATAGATCAAAGGAGTAGGATAGTTCAAACCCTGCTGACGGGAGCCGGTCTTCTGATCGACCGATGAAGTGTCCCCAGGGCCTTAATGCACCAATCCCGGGATTGGCCCTACCTCAACAAGCGGGGGAGTGGGTTCCTGATAGGAGTTGAGGTACGCATGATGATCATGCATCGTGGCCCCTTCCGGAAGCAGGTCGTATAATGGGCCGAGTTTTCCACGAATTTTTCTCGCATAAAATTTCGGCAATTCCACTGTTTCCCCTTCCAGAAAATTTCGGACCGACACATTCGTATCCAGTAATCCCCGGATCTTCGTGTGGTATTTGATCCGGCCGAACCCTTCACTCGACACCGACCGGATGAAATTAAACCATTTGGGAATCCATCCACGATTCAACATCATCCGCTTGGCAATCATCGGCCAGGAAAACGCATGCCGGGACAAACCCACGACATGATCATAAAATTCCGGCCAGGCATAATGTTTAGGACGCACATTCATCGCATGGTTATTGTCAAGAAAATGAAAAGGAAAGGGCAGCACCCGTCCGTCCCGTTGCAATTCCCGATTAAAAGGAGCTGCCTGGCCAAATGCCGTGAGCAGAGAAAAGGCGGGAAAGGCTCCGGGAGCTAAATCTAAAAATTGCTTGGTGAGGTCAAACGGTTCAGGTCCCTGGTCGGAATCCAGGCCCAACACAAAATTCACCTGAACATAGGGGATATACCGCAGGATCAAATTGATATGATCGGCCACCTGCTTTACTTTTTCTTGCCCTCTGTGACGACCGGTCCGGGACTTGTCCCCCATGTCATACCACGACTCAATCCCCGGCAAAATGGCCTTGAATCCATTCTGCTTTAATCGTTTCAGGTGGGGCTCGGCCAGGAGCGACAGGGTGCTTTCTGCAATGAAGTCAATACTATCGGGTGGAATCGCCGTTTCAATGGCATTCATATATTCCTGAAACCGCACCCCGAAATTCGGGTCGTGCCAGGCCACAATCGGTCGTTTCAACTTCGTCCGCAGAAATTTAAGATCCTCGCTGATCTGATCAAACGACAAGGGCTGATAGTCCACAGTGGCATCCACACAAAACCCGCAGGTATAGGGACACCCC
This genomic interval carries:
- a CDS encoding isoprenylcysteine carboxylmethyltransferase family protein — protein: MVLGVLLLAYALNHLIPLRIAHSPALVFAGYTLVAISLLIIGTSSWSFRRFNTHIEPWKPTTRIITTGCFAVSRNPIYLALCVACVGIGMILHSWWMVFSVIPAALLLYHLVIAREEAYLEKKFGEAYVQYKRHVRRWL
- the corA gene encoding magnesium/cobalt transporter CorA; translation: MINAYALHDGKFQSLPVSELSNTLQVAMWIDLTAPTDDERQVIETLYEQPLPTSKEVREIEASARVNEGEDSLHIYSFFFQEEDHRATTRAVAFTIKDNCIITLHDHPIPLFRLMRRRARHELDLIRDPLSVLLALFELKIEQLADQLEATHLALETISQTVLAKESRNLQGAIDSLTREEDGNGKVRLCLMDTQRALAFLLRRGRGDETVRDWIREILRDIESLLPHNAFLFEKVNFLMNAAMGLINIEQNQIIKIFSIAAVVFLPPTLIASIYGMNFEVMPELHWWWGYPLALCAMVLSGIAPYWYFKRKGWL
- a CDS encoding radical SAM protein, giving the protein MRPRRVTILDLVTKGPTNSLYARVMNQNLASIMPQVVGVWCEELGHQVRFVCYTGREDLQHELLDETDIVFIGAFTRSALTAYAISQMFRARGAVTVLGGPHARSYPQDAAKYFDYVVGFTDKTLIQDILADCAQHRPLGAQLAAARQPTALPGAKERWKFIEPTIAKAPTSFKVVPMIGSMGCPYTCGFCVDATVDYQPLSFDQISEDLKFLRTKLKRPIVAWHDPNFGVRFQEYMNAIETAIPPDSIDFIAESTLSLLAEPHLKRLKQNGFKAILPGIESWYDMGDKSRTGRHRGQEKVKQVADHINLILRYIPYVQVNFVLGLDSDQGPEPFDLTKQFLDLAPGAFPAFSLLTAFGQAAPFNRELQRDGRVLPFPFHFLDNNHAMNVRPKHYAWPEFYDHVVGLSRHAFSWPMIAKRMMLNRGWIPKWFNFIRSVSSEGFGRIKYHTKIRGLLDTNVSVRNFLEGETVELPKFYARKIRGKLGPLYDLLPEGATMHDHHAYLNSYQEPTPPLVEVGPIPGLVH